The following are encoded in a window of Polynucleobacter sp. AP-Kolm-20A-A1 genomic DNA:
- a CDS encoding PAS domain-containing sensor histidine kinase produces the protein MPDPQTDTTTQKSQGLEEAFDLFIEASKALEAQQAVLQGQLTELSGQLIAANSRLSSLLNSLPAGVILVEHDELIDFNPAAAHFIPELTKGMPWKIPENWRSSNGPGGYARRQDDKQHSTQIYEVKAESNVSGEYSRRLGDKQQILQILEVKTGARSVIQIQDITSAIANRAEEERISRLTAMGKMSAGIAHQLRTPLSTALLYASHLADQNVADDQKQLFADRLRKQLISLEKLASNMLLFLKQRPQQTSPVAVHEVLEEACQSAQGLSQERNIELKLSLNSPKTLINVEKHSIISALVAVLENAIQVSEPGQSVEIHCRDWPNRTEITIEDHGPGIAENMMDTIFEPFSSGRVTGNGLGLSIARSNIESHRGQILVRNRPEGGARFTINLPSLTEL, from the coding sequence ATGCCCGATCCTCAAACCGATACAACAACTCAGAAATCGCAAGGTTTAGAGGAAGCGTTCGATCTTTTTATTGAGGCATCAAAAGCTCTAGAGGCCCAACAGGCGGTGCTTCAAGGGCAACTCACCGAACTGAGTGGTCAATTGATTGCTGCTAATTCAAGGCTCTCGAGCCTTCTCAATTCATTGCCTGCAGGCGTAATTTTGGTTGAGCACGACGAGTTAATTGACTTCAATCCAGCTGCTGCACACTTCATTCCAGAGCTAACTAAGGGTATGCCCTGGAAAATCCCTGAAAATTGGAGGTCGTCTAATGGCCCTGGGGGGTATGCAAGGCGTCAGGATGATAAACAGCATTCCACTCAAATTTATGAAGTAAAGGCTGAGAGCAACGTCAGCGGCGAATATTCAAGAAGACTGGGTGATAAACAGCAAATCTTGCAAATCTTGGAAGTAAAGACGGGTGCGCGCAGCGTTATTCAGATTCAGGACATTACTAGCGCAATTGCCAATCGTGCCGAAGAGGAGCGCATTAGCCGCCTCACGGCTATGGGCAAGATGAGTGCAGGCATCGCCCACCAACTGAGAACCCCGCTCTCCACCGCCCTGCTCTATGCATCCCATCTGGCCGACCAAAACGTCGCTGACGACCAAAAGCAGCTATTTGCCGATAGATTGCGTAAGCAATTGATTAGTTTAGAGAAATTAGCCTCAAACATGCTCTTGTTCTTGAAGCAAAGGCCTCAGCAAACTAGCCCTGTAGCAGTTCATGAGGTCTTGGAAGAAGCCTGTCAGTCAGCCCAGGGCTTGAGCCAGGAGCGCAATATCGAGCTTAAATTAAGCCTGAATTCGCCAAAAACCCTCATTAATGTTGAAAAACACTCCATTATTAGCGCTTTAGTGGCTGTTTTGGAAAATGCCATCCAGGTAAGCGAACCTGGTCAATCCGTAGAAATTCACTGTCGTGACTGGCCCAATCGCACCGAAATCACGATTGAGGACCATGGTCCAGGCATTGCCGAGAACATGATGGACACCATTTTTGAGCCTTTCTCCAGCGGTAGGGTCACCGGAAACGGTCTTGGCCTGTCGATCGCCAGAAGCAATATCGAAAGCCATCGCGGCCAGATCCTGGTTCGCAACCGTCCAGAAGGCGGCGCACGCTTTACTATCAACCTTCCATCCTTAACTGAACTCTAA
- a CDS encoding sigma-54 dependent transcriptional regulator, protein MSISEASTSNLPPVLLVEDDDDLREAIAITLSLKGIEHKIVDRAELALSLIQPNYPNILITDFRLPGMNGIELLREARKIQPDLPVVVMTAFADAKLAVEALKSGARDFLIKPFVPDQLVEVIGRYQKESSNPIATKNGNVQEIIAVDPATLAVMARCERVGKTDATALLTGESGVGKDIFAKRIHELSNRANKPYVAINCAAIPETLLESTLFGHEKGAFTGATKTSPGKFEQANGGTLFLDEIGEMPLELQAKLLRVLQDKVIERLGSRESISCDVRIVTATNKDLQARVAEGKFREDLYFRIAVFPIRIPGLRERAGDVLPLAESFLRRYGKTMGRTDSSLSKSSKALLQSYSWPGNVRELENAIQRALLLSDNPAIEPADLELDEISGTKIALNQSVSSASVVNAPQTGPEGGSDISSLERDHILKVLAQVNGNRKKAVSVLGISERALRYKLKAYKDAGFEFE, encoded by the coding sequence ATGTCGATTTCCGAAGCCAGCACATCCAATCTCCCGCCAGTCCTGCTGGTCGAGGATGATGACGACTTACGGGAGGCTATCGCCATTACCCTTTCCCTAAAGGGCATTGAACACAAGATTGTGGATCGGGCTGAACTTGCCTTAAGCCTTATCCAGCCCAACTACCCCAATATCCTGATTACCGACTTTCGCCTGCCAGGCATGAATGGCATTGAGCTCCTTAGAGAAGCTCGCAAAATCCAGCCAGACCTGCCCGTAGTGGTCATGACTGCCTTCGCCGATGCCAAACTCGCAGTTGAGGCCCTTAAATCAGGGGCCCGGGACTTCTTGATTAAGCCTTTTGTGCCGGATCAGCTTGTTGAGGTGATTGGACGGTATCAAAAAGAGAGTTCCAACCCGATTGCCACCAAAAACGGCAACGTCCAGGAAATTATTGCCGTAGACCCGGCAACTCTTGCCGTTATGGCACGCTGTGAACGGGTTGGGAAGACCGATGCCACCGCTCTTTTGACCGGGGAATCGGGTGTTGGTAAAGATATTTTTGCCAAAAGAATCCATGAATTATCAAACCGGGCCAATAAGCCCTATGTAGCTATTAACTGCGCTGCCATACCGGAAACCCTGCTTGAATCCACTCTCTTTGGCCATGAAAAAGGGGCATTTACTGGGGCAACTAAGACCTCCCCAGGTAAGTTTGAGCAAGCCAATGGCGGCACCCTTTTCCTCGATGAAATCGGTGAAATGCCCCTGGAATTGCAGGCAAAGCTGCTTCGCGTACTGCAAGACAAGGTCATTGAGCGTCTAGGCAGCCGGGAGTCGATTTCTTGCGATGTCCGCATCGTAACCGCTACCAATAAGGACTTGCAGGCCAGAGTGGCTGAAGGCAAGTTCCGTGAAGACTTGTACTTCCGCATTGCGGTATTCCCAATTCGCATTCCTGGCCTACGGGAACGTGCTGGCGACGTACTGCCATTGGCTGAGTCATTTTTGCGCCGTTACGGCAAAACTATGGGTAGAACCGATTCAAGCCTTAGCAAGAGCTCCAAGGCCCTACTTCAGAGTTACAGCTGGCCTGGAAACGTCCGGGAGCTGGAAAATGCCATCCAAAGAGCCCTGCTGCTTTCCGACAATCCAGCGATTGAACCGGCCGATTTGGAGCTGGATGAAATTTCTGGCACAAAAATTGCTTTAAATCAAAGTGTTAGTAGTGCAAGTGTAGTGAATGCACCACAAACCGGCCCTGAAGGGGGTTCCGATATAAGTAGCCTGGAACGAGACCATATCTTGAAAGTCTTGGCCCAGGTAAACGGAAACCGCAAAAAGGCCGTAAGTGTATTAGGAATATCTGAAAGAGCCCTACGCTACAAGCTGAAAGCTTATAAAGATGCCGGTTTTGAATTTGAGTGA
- the fliE gene encoding flagellar hook-basal body complex protein FliE, with protein MSIEKVNAMLAQLQALEQAAALSQGSGVNAPSTNSDPAGVDFKTILKNAVAEVSSAQNTAQAKVQAFSTGDSTMSLEEVMVSLQKANISFQGMLAVRNRLIDAYKDVTNLQV; from the coding sequence ATGAGTATTGAAAAAGTAAACGCGATGCTTGCCCAGTTGCAAGCCCTTGAACAAGCTGCAGCATTGAGCCAGGGTTCAGGCGTTAACGCACCTTCAACAAACTCAGACCCTGCTGGCGTTGATTTCAAAACTATTCTCAAGAATGCCGTTGCTGAAGTAAGCAGTGCGCAAAATACTGCTCAAGCTAAAGTTCAAGCTTTTTCTACTGGCGACTCCACGATGAGCCTAGAAGAAGTGATGGTTTCTTTGCAAAAAGCAAACATCTCCTTCCAAGGAATGTTGGCTGTTCGTAACCGTCTCATTGACGCTTACAAAGACGTAACCAACCTCCAGGTTTAA
- a CDS encoding EscU/YscU/HrcU family type III secretion system export apparatus switch protein produces the protein MNPDKQTKAVALAYEMNSIAPRVVGQGEGYLAEAILAKAAELGIPTRVEPQLVEFLMQLRLNDLVPPELYAAVAEVIAWAHQLDENLQPGQRPGTTKT, from the coding sequence ATGAATCCCGATAAGCAAACCAAAGCTGTAGCGCTTGCCTATGAAATGAATTCAATTGCGCCACGAGTAGTGGGGCAGGGCGAAGGTTATTTAGCCGAGGCCATTCTGGCTAAGGCTGCAGAGCTAGGTATACCAACGCGTGTAGAGCCACAGCTCGTGGAATTCTTAATGCAGTTACGCTTGAATGATTTAGTGCCTCCAGAGTTATACGCAGCAGTCGCTGAGGTGATTGCTTGGGCACATCAATTAGATGAGAATCTGCAGCCCGGCCAAAGACCTGGCACTACAAAAACCTAA